The window CCGGCGTTACCACCGTCGCACATACTGCCTGCGCTCTTGTCGCCAATCTTGTTGCCTTGAGCGTCGCAGGTGGTTGCGGAGCCACCATGTTCGGGCCATGCGCAGTGCGGTTTACAGCAGTCCCAATAACGGGTTGCGTAGCCCTCGCCGCTCTTGCCGCCGTTTACGTACTTAATGGTGTAGTTGGTGCTTTGGCCGCCACCGCCGCTAGAAGAGCTGCTCTTCACCGAGCTCGAAGACTTTGCGGAACTCGAAGATTTTGCAGAGCTCGAGGACTTTGCAGAGCTGGAAGACTTGGGGGTGGTAGAGGAGCTGGAGTTGCCCGGATTTACGACAGAGCTAGAAGAGGTGAGGACGGGGTCTGGGCCCGGACCCGGATTGTCCATCGAAGAACTGCTTTCAACAGGAACCGGAACCGGAGTCGGGTTCGTGTGGACATTCGCCGGGTAAATCTTGAGTTCGTTCAGATCGACGTTGCCGACGAGCACGTTTCCTTCCAGGTCGACGATGTCGCCGACGGTTGTGAGATTGCCGTCAGAATCGGTCTTGAAAACCATGCTGCCTATGGCGACTCCAGAACCGTCGGTAACGATGTTGACGCCATACTGGTTCATGGGGTAAATCACGTAGTTCTTGTCGGCGCTCAGCACCCATGCGTTGTCGGTAATGATCGTCGGTTCCAGAAGTTCCAAATCGGCGAAATTGATACCTTGTGCAATAATGGTTCTTGCGCTGTCCAGGGCGACAATCAAGCCGGTTGCTATATCGGCCAAGGCGACTGTATCGCCGGCTTCGTTGGTCACAAAACCGTAGGCGTCGATGAGGTAGTTCGTACCATTGCCATCCCTATACAAAAAAGAGGGCTGGCTTACAATAATGGCTTGGCTATTGTTGTTGTTATTGTTGTCGGCGTTGATTACGGCGTCGTCGCCGCAATTGCAGATTAAGGCGACTGCTGCTGCCGACAGCAGTAGCGTAAAAAGTTTCTTCTTCATAAATTCCTCATGCTCCCATAAACACTCAAGGCACAAGATAGATAAAAAAAGAAGAAATAGGTGTAAAATTATATTGTTCAATAAATTAGTGTTCCTACTCCGTTCCACATTGTTTAGGGATGTTAACATGGGTGGCCGGAATGTAAACTTTTATTGTGTAAAAATCTTTTTACAAAAAAGTTGTTGATAAGTTGAAGGGGTTGTCGGGTGTGAAATAGTGGTGTGTTTAAATTGTTGATAAGTTGGAGTTTGCG is drawn from uncultured Fibrobacter sp. and contains these coding sequences:
- a CDS encoding glycosyl hydrolase family 5 is translated as MKKKLFTLLLSAAAVALICNCGDDAVINADNNNNNNSQAIIVSQPSFLYRDGNGTNYLIDAYGFVTNEAGDTVALADIATGLIVALDSARTIIAQGINFADLELLEPTIITDNAWVLSADKNYVIYPMNQYGVNIVTDGSGVAIGSMVFKTDSDGNLTTVGDIVDLEGNVLVGNVDLNELKIYPANVHTNPTPVPVPVESSSSMDNPGPGPDPVLTSSSSVVNPGNSSSSTTPKSSSSAKSSSSAKSSSSAKSSSSVKSSSSSGGGGQSTNYTIKYVNGGKSGEGYATRYWDCCKPHCAWPEHGGSATTCDAQGNKIGDKSAGSMCDGGNAGICRSQFPIIINDTLAFAFAATPGGENNCGKCFDLVFQGKGKYSNDRQAKIKGKHLIVMSNNVGYDVAGGQFDVMIPGGGYGIFNGCGGKMGWGSQGSKYGGLLDECEHETNYNASKYQSCLTEKCNKSFSSDPEAKEGCLFLATWMNAAGNPLLTYKEVECPKELKDRY